In one window of Meleagris gallopavo isolate NT-WF06-2002-E0010 breed Aviagen turkey brand Nicholas breeding stock chromosome 4, Turkey_5.1, whole genome shotgun sequence DNA:
- the AASDH gene encoding beta-alanine-activating enzyme: MTLHDMVAQAASLHSGRKAVWFDECNDGPPTFYTYATVIKHAMELTVFLQKYCDPQGRCEVGLYCCPGINLPSWILGILQVPGAYCPIDPDAPPLLSAYFMRKSNLQYILVENDKIKQFQTSHVGWLSHNSSTIEHIGLTLFQMNQSSTDVNLQADNVKNKFEAFKVMDNSQLGNTVYPEHLKIKTSEGGHKDVGKKCSLAYILHTSGTTGTPKVVRVPHTCIVPNIQHLKSIFEITQDDVLFLASPLTFDPSVVELFIALTSGASILIVPNAIKMMPVELSTALFSHHHVTVLQATPTLLRRFGTHIIKSTVLSANTSLRVLALGGEAFPVLNLWKSWKHKENKTSIFNLYGITEVSSWATCYRIPEEVFSADFRTDFPVPLGSPLLGTTVEIRDANGSAVLEGEGQIFIGGKERICFLDDEIIVPQGTMRETGDFVRVQNAEIFFLGRKDNQIKRHGKRFNIECLQQAAEDLCQVEACAVTWYQQEKLILFVVPRGDLKERETLQELQERLPTHGIPDELVQIKTLPLTSHGKVDISELNKIYHYHLNSRRRDSKLSGAEELWERLQYLWKSVLDLLDDSSGISKDAVFLYSGGDSLKALQFYDEIEMLVGRGVPGLLEVILSRSIEEVYKHILKTVFPDEDQLINDDSEIHRKYAKLQSEGYLKVAPGLISFIALRRGNHFFSMDFTSSFMQPSSTVQVGGESLQQPSFLNAVTPSITKSHMQGHEKENRTLTITNKENKTDCYSVQQICAECNYVTTAELALRTRWKSNTRKCVDASPLIVISSKDEESASVFVGSHSHAMQAIDLDTGEVKWEKNLGDRIESSACVSKCGNFIVVGCYDGLVYVLQSTDGETYWTFATEDTVKSSAVVDPSSGLVYIGSHDQHMYALDIYEKMCIWKLHCEGGAVFSSPCLSTFPHHVYVATLGGLLLAVNPVTGNKIWRSFLGKPLFSSPHCNEKCVCIGCVDGNLYCYTHCGEKVWQFSTNGPVFSSPCISSLTKQEVFFGSHDHFIYCCNTEGDLLWKFKTTSSVYGTPFLFQSNDSKNKVLLAAVSTDGKVWILNARSGTAEGTDTLSGEVFSSPVVWGTKLVVGCRNDYVYCLDLYITGKKEQEGC; encoded by the exons ATGACTCTCCATGATATGGTGGCTCAGGCGGCCAGTCTGCACTCAGGTAGAAAAGCTGTTTGGTTTGATGAATGCAATGATGGACCTCCAACTTTCTACACATATGCAACAGTGATTAAACATGCCATGGAATTAAcagttttccttcagaagtACTGTGATCCCCAAGGAAGGTGTGAAGTAGGCCTTTACTGCTGTCCTGGAATAAACTTACCATCTTGGATCTTAGG AATCCTTCAGGTTCCAGGTGCTTACTGTCCTATTGATCCAGATGCCCCACCACTATTATCTGCTTACTTCATGAGGAAAAGCAATCTTCAGTATATTCTTGTTGagaatgacaaaataaaa cagTTCCAGACATCCCATGTCGGTTGGTTGTCCCACAATTCTTCCACAATAGAACATATTGGTTTAACTCTCTTCCAAATGAATCAGAGCAGTACTGATGTTAATTTGCAAGCAGacaatgtgaaaaataaatttgaggCTTTCAAAGTTATGGATAACTCACAGCTAGGAAATACTGTCTACCCAGAGcatctcaaaataaaaacatcagagGGAGGACACAAGGATGTTGGCAAGAAATGCTCTTTAGCATACATCTTGCATACATCAGGAACTACGGGGACCCCCAAAGTAGTCAGAGTGCCTCATACATGTATAGTGCCAAATATTCAGCATCTTAA ATCAATTTTTGAGATCACCCAGGATGATGTGCTGTTCCTGGCTTCTCCTCTAACGTTTGACCCATCTGTGGTTGAATTGTTCATTGCTTTGACAAGTGGAGCCTCTATTCTTATAGTACCAAATGCTATTAAAATGATGCCTGTGGAGCTGTCTACTGCCCTGTTTAGCCATCACCATGTGACAGTGCTGCAG GCAACACCAACACTTCTCAGAAGATTTGGAACTCACATTATTAAATCAACAGTGTTGTCTGCAAACACTTCGCTCCGAGTCTTAGCCCTTGGTGGTGAAGCGTTTCCCGTACTGAATCTCTGGAAGAGTTGGAAGCACAAGGAGaacaaaacaagtatttttaatcTGTATGGTATAACTGAGGTTTCAAGCTGGGCCACTTGCTACAGGATTCCTGAAGAGGTTTTCAGTGCTGATTTTAG AACTGATTTCCCTGTCCCTTTGGGATCACCGCTTCTTGGAACAACAGTTGAGATCAGAGATGCCAATGGTTCTGCAGTTCTAGAAGGCGAGGGACAGATATTTATAG GTGGTAAAGAACGAATCTGCTTTCTTGACGATGAGATAATCGTACCACAGGGCACAATGAGAGAAACAGGGGATTTCGTAAGAGTACAGAATGCAGAGATATTCTTTTTGGGTCGGAAAGACAATCAGATTAAACGTCATGGCAAACGTTTTAATATTGAATGTTTGCAGCAG gcTGCTGAAGATCTTTGTCAGGTAGAAGCTTGTGCAGTGACCTGGTATCAGCAGGAAAAACTTATTCTATTTGTGGTTCCCAGGGGTGatttaaaagagagagaaactcTTCAGGAACTCCAGGAACGTCTGCCAACTCATGGAATTCCTGATGAGCTTGTACAGATTAAAACTTTGCCTTTAACATCACACG GCAAAGTTGATATATCTGAACTGAACAAGATTTACCACTACCATCTAAACTCCAGAAGGCGTGACAGTAAGCTGAGTGGCGCAGAGGAACTGTGGGAAAGATTGCAGTATTTATGGAAG tCCGTTCTGGATCTCCTAGATGATTCAAGTGGAATTTCTAAAGATGCGGTATTTTTGTACAGTGGTGGAGATTCTTTAAAAGCACTACAGTTTTATGATGAAATTGAGATGCTAGTAGGCAGAGGTGTGCCTGGGCTCCTTGAAGTTATTCTCAGCCGTTCAATTGAGGAGGTTTATAAGCATATTCTTAAAACTGTGTTTCCAGATGAAGACCAGCTAATAAATGATGacagt gaaattcacagaaaatatgCTAAACTGCAATCTGAAGGATATCTTAAGGTTGCTCCAGGATTAATTTCATTTATAGCACTGAGAAGaggaaatcattttttttctatggatTTCACCAGCTCTTTTATGCAACCCAGTAGTACAGTACAGGTGGGAGGGGAGTCACTACAACAGCCATCCTTTTTGAATGCCGTGACTCCAAGTATAACAAAAAGCCACATGCAAGGGCatgaaaaggagaacagaacTTTAACAATTaccaacaaagaaaataaaactgactgCTACTCTGTGCAGCAAATCTGTGCAGAATGCAATTATGTAACAACAGCAGAGTTGGCATTACGCACAAGATGGAAGtcaaatacaagaaaatgtgTTGATGCGTCACCGTTGATTGTAATATCATCTAAAGATGAAGAATCTGCATCTGTATTTGTTGGCTCTCACTCTCACGCAATGCAGGCTATTGATCTAGATACAGGAGAAGTGAAATGGGAGAAGAACCTTGGAGATCGTATTGAATCTTCTGCCTGTGTATCAAAGTGTGGAAATTTCATTGTTGTCG GTTGCTATGATGGCTTAGTGTATGTGCTGCAAAGCACCGACGGAGAAACATACTGGACTTTTGCTACAGAAGACACTGTGAAAAGCTCTGCAGTGGTAGATCCTTCCAGTGGACTAGTCTACATAGGATCACATGACCAACATATGTATGCTTTGGATATTTAT GAAAAGATGTGCATATGGAAATTGCATTGCGAAGGTGGAGCTGTGTTTTCATCTCCTTGTCTGAGCACTTTTCCACATCATGTTTATGTTGCTACGCTAGGAGGACTGTTACTGGCTGTCAACCCG GTGACAGGGAATAAGATTTGGAGGAGTTTCCTGGGAAAACcacttttctcttctcctcacTGCAATGAGAAGTGTGTTTGTATTGGATGTGTGGATGGAAACTTATATTGTTACACTCATTGTGGAGAAAAG GTTTGGCAGTTTTCCACTAATGGACCAGTGTTTTCATCTCCATGCATCTCAAGCTTAACTAAGCAAGAAGTATTTTTTGGATCCCATGATCACTTTATTTACTGTTGTAATACAGAGGGTGATTTACTGTGGAAATTCAAAACCACTTCGAGTGTATATGGAACACCGTTTCTTTTCCAAAGTAATGACTCAAAGAACAAAGTTCTTTTGGCAGCAGTATCTACAGATGGCAAAGTGTGGATCCTGAATGCCAGGAGTGGAACAGCAGAAGGAACAGATACGCTTTCAGGAGAGGTTTTCTCATCACCTGTAGTATGGGGAACAAAGCTCGTTGTTGGCTGTAGAAATGATTATGTTTATTGCCTAGATTTGTAcataacaggaaaaaaggaacaagaaggaTGTTAG